A region from the Actinoplanes sp. OR16 genome encodes:
- a CDS encoding LysR family transcriptional regulator gives MAQVLDILALRSLVAVADCGGFHRAAATLRVSQSAVSQHVRRLEKVIGRPIVERQGRGTTFTPDGQALLGEARRILTAHDDALRRLVGPERPTVTVGTTEHAADLILPAVTAALPGHQVRFRIDRTRRLDAAVDRGTLDLAVHLTEASSAEGTPIGSLPLSWYSATGWEPPAGRDWPVVAIEEPCVLRRRALTALAAKGFDPYVVCDSGYVAGVLEAVRAGLGVALLATATSTPDGLAERGDLPGVPPATMSLRARSGADPRIAEAVTAGLRTALQPVPR, from the coding sequence ATGGCACAGGTTCTGGACATCCTCGCGCTGCGCAGCCTGGTCGCGGTGGCCGACTGCGGCGGCTTCCACCGGGCCGCGGCCACGCTGCGGGTCAGCCAGTCGGCGGTGAGCCAGCACGTGCGTCGGCTGGAGAAGGTGATCGGACGGCCGATCGTCGAGCGCCAGGGTCGCGGGACCACGTTCACCCCGGACGGTCAGGCGCTGCTCGGCGAAGCCCGGCGGATCCTGACCGCGCACGACGACGCGCTGCGCCGGCTGGTCGGCCCGGAACGGCCCACCGTCACGGTCGGCACCACCGAGCACGCCGCCGACCTGATCCTGCCGGCGGTCACCGCGGCGCTGCCCGGTCACCAGGTGCGGTTCCGCATCGATCGCACCCGGCGATTGGACGCGGCGGTCGATCGCGGCACCCTGGATCTGGCGGTGCATCTCACCGAGGCTTCGAGCGCCGAGGGTACGCCGATCGGCTCGTTGCCCCTGAGCTGGTACTCAGCGACCGGGTGGGAGCCGCCGGCCGGCCGGGACTGGCCGGTCGTGGCGATCGAGGAGCCCTGTGTTCTGCGGCGGCGTGCGCTCACCGCTCTCGCAGCCAAGGGGTTCGACCCCTATGTCGTGTGTGACAGCGGCTATGTGGCGGGTGTCCTGGAGGCGGTGCGGGCCGGGCTCGGCGTGGCGCTGCTGGCCACTGCCACGTCCACCCCGGACGGGCTCGCCGAGCGCGGTGACCTGCCCGGGGTGCCGCCGGCCACGATGAGCCTGCGGGCCCGCTCGGGCGCTGATCCGCGGATCGCCGAGGCGGTCACGGCGGGCCTGCGAACGGCATTGCAGCCGGTACCACGATAG
- a CDS encoding alpha/beta hydrolase, whose amino-acid sequence MTNAFDEPAGIAPRGTVIVAAGRGETIDAYQRFGKRIAADGYKVRLLPDVVPDLESSFAAAEKLLVDDGLPGPRVIVGSDTGALFALALARRAAPGLDAVVVAGIPLPEAPGVDLIGWEGELEARTGCPAHRGVLAAGAVTPGALFSAQIPTELIGEPGDVTIPTLGLHGADDPISPLASARPAYPGRLVGIAGGRHDILNDVTHRTAAATIILFLERLRLGASLPVIATEVSA is encoded by the coding sequence ATGACGAACGCCTTCGACGAGCCCGCCGGGATCGCTCCCCGGGGGACCGTGATCGTCGCCGCCGGTCGCGGCGAGACCATCGACGCCTATCAGCGCTTCGGCAAGCGGATCGCGGCCGACGGCTACAAGGTGCGGCTGCTGCCGGACGTCGTTCCCGACCTGGAGTCGTCCTTCGCCGCGGCAGAGAAACTCCTGGTGGACGACGGTCTGCCCGGTCCGAGGGTGATCGTCGGCTCGGACACCGGTGCGCTGTTCGCCCTCGCGCTGGCCCGCCGCGCGGCCCCCGGTCTGGACGCCGTCGTGGTGGCCGGGATCCCCCTTCCCGAGGCGCCGGGCGTTGACCTGATCGGCTGGGAGGGCGAGCTCGAGGCGCGGACCGGGTGCCCGGCTCACCGGGGTGTGCTGGCCGCCGGCGCCGTGACGCCCGGCGCCCTCTTCTCGGCCCAAATTCCTACTGAACTCATCGGCGAACCGGGTGATGTGACGATTCCCACGCTGGGCCTGCACGGCGCCGACGACCCGATCAGCCCGCTCGCCTCAGCGCGGCCGGCGTACCCGGGGCGGCTCGTCGGCATCGCCGGTGGCCGACACGACATCCTCAACGACGTCACTCACCGCACCGCGGCTGCGACCATCATCCTGTTCCTGGAGCGCCTCAGACTCGGCGCCTCCCTGCCCGTCATCGCAACCGAGGTGTCCGCATGA
- a CDS encoding sulfurtransferase encodes MLIGAEELHRRVAEPNPPELLDVRWALGDPHGAEHYRAGHLPGAVYVDLDTELAGPHAPGAGRHPLPSAAALQDSARRWGISQGGSVVVYDNSGGLAASRAWWLLRWAGVRDVRILDGGLAAWRAAGYAEATGSASPRKPGDVVLSAGHLPTLTADEAAALPFAASSSPGDRSSAGTRPAGGTLLDARAGERYRGEVEPIDPRAGHIPGAISKPTGENLQDGVPYFKTAEALQARFADVTGRVGVYCGSGVTAAHQIAALATIGIDAALYPGSWSAWSSDPDRPAATGDQP; translated from the coding sequence GTGCTGATCGGCGCCGAGGAACTGCACCGGCGCGTGGCCGAGCCGAACCCGCCGGAGCTGCTGGACGTACGGTGGGCCCTCGGCGACCCGCACGGCGCCGAGCACTATCGGGCAGGTCACCTGCCGGGCGCCGTCTACGTCGACCTCGACACCGAACTGGCCGGACCGCACGCCCCCGGCGCCGGCCGTCACCCGCTGCCGTCGGCGGCGGCGCTGCAGGACTCGGCCCGCCGGTGGGGGATCAGCCAGGGTGGCAGCGTGGTGGTCTACGACAACAGCGGCGGGCTGGCCGCCTCCCGCGCGTGGTGGCTGCTGCGCTGGGCCGGCGTCCGTGACGTGCGCATCCTCGACGGTGGCCTCGCCGCGTGGCGGGCGGCGGGCTACGCCGAGGCGACCGGATCGGCGAGCCCGCGCAAACCCGGCGACGTCGTCCTGTCCGCCGGTCACCTGCCCACCCTCACCGCCGACGAGGCCGCGGCCCTGCCGTTCGCCGCGAGCTCGTCCCCGGGAGACCGGTCCTCTGCCGGAACTCGGCCGGCAGGCGGAACGCTTCTCGACGCACGGGCCGGCGAACGCTACCGCGGCGAGGTCGAGCCGATCGACCCGCGCGCCGGGCACATCCCGGGCGCGATCAGCAAGCCGACCGGCGAGAACCTGCAGGACGGCGTGCCGTACTTCAAGACCGCCGAAGCCCTGCAGGCCCGCTTCGCCGACGTCACCGGCCGGGTAGGCGTCTACTGCGGCTCCGGCGTGACCGCCGCCCACCAGATCGCCGCCCTCGCCACGATCGGCATCGACGCCGCGCTGTACCCGGGCTCCTGGTCCGCCTGGTCCTCCGACCCGGACCGCCCCGCCGCCACCGGCGACCAGCCGTGA